Proteins encoded within one genomic window of Haematobia irritans isolate KBUSLIRL chromosome 5, ASM5000362v1, whole genome shotgun sequence:
- the LOC142238864 gene encoding uncharacterized protein LOC142238864, whose translation MFSFKVIIVSILWFAVSEGEEKTWTYELVSVESASSNPAIADISVKEKRIRRGLYAFSGFLDFKTDLYDTSLIDVKVYRSSTERDEDYQITPFVIENEILTNFINFHYKAYIMEAIKECAPSAPQYGGDYEFAAPFEKVRIDVNECGVPTDGFPNIMEYGLYKIEAHLRNEIDMYFKIVVRLMSPY comes from the exons atgttttccttcaaagtgataattgtgtcaattttGTGGTTTGCTGTGAGTGAAGGAGAAGAG AAAACCTGGACATATGAATTAGTAAGTGTTGAGTCAGCAAGTAGTAACCCCGCCATTGCCGATATTTCTGTAAAGGAGAAAAGGATACGACGTGGCCTATATGCCTTTAGTGGTTTTTTGGATTTCAAAACCGATCTGTATGATACCTCATTAATCGATGTAAAGGTCTATCGCAGTTCTACTGAGCGAGATGAAGACTATCAGATAACACCATTCgttatcgaaaatgaaattcttacaaattttataaatttccatTATAAAGCTTACATTATGGAAGCCATTAAGGAGTGTGCACCAAGTGCCCCGCAATATGGAGGTGATTACGAATTTGCAGCCCCATTTGAGAAAGTACGCATTGATGTGAATGAATGTGGTGTACCCACCGATGGATTTCCCAATATAATGGAATATGGTTTGTATAAAATTGAAGCTCATTTGCGTAACGAAATTGACATGTATTTTAAAATTGTAGTCAGATTGATGTCACCATATTGA